The proteins below come from a single Microbacterium sp. SLBN-154 genomic window:
- the pstA gene encoding phosphate ABC transporter permease PstA has translation MALTSAPPTETPSAPPLAVDQRITTGRLPKWAPWGILGASILLSLIFFGILALAPEGSFNVAGFAVVAALAYLVLITVVSSFVEGRRKAVDRLVTGIVTTAFAIAMVPLVSLAFTAITNGIAGLSAEFFTSSMRNVVGEGGGALHAIVGTLLITGAAAVISIPIGLFTAIYLVEYGDGKRLARGITFLVDVMTGIPSIVAGLFAYALFVIFFGQGIRLGIMGAIALSVLMIPVVVRSCEEMLRLVPNELREASLALGVPKWLTIAKVVLPTAIGGIVTGIMLSIARVIGETAPLLITAGFTTSMNYNLFEGRMMTLPVFTYTQFMNQGIPAEAYINRAWAAALVLILIVMALNIVARVIANFYAPSKGR, from the coding sequence ATGGCCCTCACCTCCGCTCCCCCGACCGAGACCCCCTCGGCTCCCCCGCTCGCCGTCGACCAGCGGATCACCACCGGTCGCCTGCCGAAGTGGGCTCCCTGGGGCATCCTCGGCGCGAGCATCCTGCTCAGCCTGATCTTCTTCGGCATCCTCGCCCTGGCCCCCGAGGGAAGCTTCAACGTCGCCGGTTTCGCGGTCGTCGCAGCCCTGGCCTACCTGGTCTTGATCACCGTGGTGTCGAGCTTCGTCGAAGGCCGCCGCAAGGCCGTGGACCGGCTCGTGACGGGCATCGTCACCACCGCCTTCGCCATCGCGATGGTGCCGCTGGTCTCCCTCGCCTTCACCGCGATCACCAACGGAATCGCAGGGCTCTCGGCAGAGTTCTTCACCTCCTCGATGCGCAACGTCGTCGGCGAGGGCGGCGGCGCGCTCCACGCCATCGTGGGAACCCTCCTCATCACCGGCGCGGCCGCGGTCATCTCGATCCCGATCGGGCTGTTCACCGCGATCTACCTCGTCGAGTACGGCGACGGCAAGCGCCTGGCGCGGGGCATCACCTTCCTCGTCGACGTCATGACCGGCATCCCCTCGATCGTCGCAGGCCTGTTCGCCTACGCCCTCTTCGTCATCTTCTTCGGCCAGGGCATCCGGCTCGGCATCATGGGTGCGATCGCGCTGTCGGTACTCATGATCCCCGTCGTCGTCCGGTCGTGCGAGGAGATGCTGCGGCTCGTGCCGAACGAGCTGCGTGAAGCGTCGCTGGCCCTCGGCGTACCGAAGTGGCTGACCATCGCCAAGGTGGTCCTCCCCACGGCGATCGGCGGCATCGTCACCGGCATCATGCTCTCGATCGCCCGCGTCATCGGCGAGACCGCGCCCCTTCTCATCACCGCCGGCTTCACCACGAGCATGAACTACAACCTGTTCGAGGGGCGCATGATGACCCTCCCGGTGTTCACGTACACACAGTTCATGAACCAGGGCATCCCGGCCGAGGCGTACATCAACCGCGCGTGGGCTGCCGCCCTCGTCCTCATCCTGATCGTGATGGCGCTGAACATCGTCGCGCGCGTGATCGCCAACTTCTACGCGCCCTCCAAGGGCCGCTGA
- the pstB gene encoding phosphate ABC transporter ATP-binding protein PstB — protein sequence MSKSIEVNDLNVYYGDFLAVEGVSLNIEPRSVTAFIGPSGCGKSTFLRTLNRMHEVIPGARVEGDVLLDGDNLYGSNVDPVLVRRQIGMVFQRPNPFPTMSIRDNVLAGVKLNNKRLSKSDADGLVEKSLKGANLWNEVKDRLERPGSSLSGGQQQRLCIARAIAVSPQVLLMDEPCSALDPISTYAIEELIAELKNEYTVVIVTHNMQQASRVSDKTAFFNIAGTGKPGKLIEYDDTTTIFTTPSVQATEDYVSGRFG from the coding sequence GTGTCCAAGAGCATCGAAGTCAACGACCTGAACGTCTACTACGGCGACTTCCTCGCCGTCGAAGGCGTCTCCCTTAACATCGAGCCCCGCAGTGTCACCGCGTTCATCGGCCCGTCGGGCTGCGGCAAGTCGACGTTCCTACGCACGCTGAACCGCATGCACGAGGTCATCCCCGGCGCTCGCGTGGAAGGCGATGTGCTGCTCGACGGAGACAACCTGTACGGCTCGAACGTCGATCCGGTGCTGGTCCGGCGTCAGATCGGCATGGTGTTCCAGCGGCCGAACCCCTTCCCCACGATGTCGATCCGCGACAACGTGCTGGCCGGGGTGAAGCTGAACAACAAGCGGCTGTCGAAATCCGATGCCGATGGTCTGGTCGAGAAGTCGCTGAAGGGCGCCAACCTCTGGAACGAGGTCAAGGACCGCCTCGAGCGCCCCGGTTCGAGCCTGTCGGGCGGCCAGCAGCAGCGTCTGTGCATCGCGCGCGCCATCGCCGTGTCACCGCAGGTGCTGCTGATGGACGAGCCCTGCTCGGCCCTCGACCCGATCTCGACCTACGCCATCGAGGAGCTCATCGCCGAGCTGAAGAACGAATACACCGTCGTCATCGTCACCCACAACATGCAGCAGGCGTCGCGGGTGTCGGACAAGACGGCGTTCTTCAACATCGCCGGCACCGGCAAGCCCGGCAAGCTCATCGAGTACGACGACACCACCACGATCTTCACGACGCCGTCGGTGCAGGCCACCGAGGACTACGTCTCGGGTCGCTTCGGATAA
- a CDS encoding aminotransferase class IV, giving the protein MTRRHALLIDPVASDDDRSDFTATLSAVDPAGPVLSLGELSAQRGDGVFESIGVVDGHPQEVTAHLERLAHSARLCDLPAPHLGQWRAAVAEIATRCPAGEYVIKLILSRGVDHGPAPTAWVTASPAPDFSRARREGVRVVTLDRGVDSGASARAPWLLLGAKTLSYAVNMAAIREAGRRGADDAVFVSSDGIVLEAPTASVIVRFGDRFVTPEPATGILHGTTQLSLFAYLAGRGFDVGYETISVDRLRHAEGGWLVSSVRLAAPIVAVDDREIALDTALTASMTEYLLSPRD; this is encoded by the coding sequence ATGACCCGGCGCCACGCCCTGCTGATCGACCCCGTCGCATCCGATGACGACCGCAGCGACTTCACCGCCACCCTCTCGGCTGTCGATCCGGCCGGACCGGTCCTGAGTCTCGGCGAGCTGAGCGCGCAGCGCGGCGACGGCGTCTTCGAATCCATCGGCGTCGTCGACGGGCACCCGCAGGAGGTCACGGCGCACCTGGAGCGCCTGGCGCATTCTGCGCGACTGTGCGACCTCCCGGCTCCGCACCTCGGTCAGTGGCGTGCGGCGGTGGCCGAGATCGCGACGCGATGCCCGGCAGGAGAGTACGTCATCAAGCTCATCCTGAGCCGGGGCGTCGACCACGGACCCGCACCGACGGCCTGGGTCACGGCGTCGCCCGCACCGGACTTCTCCCGGGCTCGCCGCGAGGGCGTGCGCGTGGTGACCCTCGACCGCGGTGTCGACAGCGGAGCCTCTGCCCGCGCACCCTGGCTGCTCCTCGGAGCGAAGACCCTGTCGTACGCGGTGAACATGGCCGCGATCCGCGAAGCGGGGCGCAGGGGAGCGGATGACGCCGTCTTCGTGTCATCCGACGGAATCGTCCTGGAGGCACCGACCGCATCGGTCATCGTCCGTTTCGGCGACCGCTTCGTCACCCCCGAGCCGGCAACGGGAATCCTCCACGGCACGACGCAGCTGAGCTTGTTCGCCTATCTCGCCGGACGGGGGTTCGACGTGGGATACGAGACCATCTCGGTCGATCGCCTGAGACACGCAGAGGGCGGATGGCTGGTCTCCAGCGTTCGGCTGGCGGCACCGATCGTCGCGGTGGACGACCGCGAGATCGCCCTGGACACCGCCCTGACGGCATCCATGACCGAGTACCTTCTGTCGCCGCGCGACTGA